The following are from one region of the Vicugna pacos chromosome 9, VicPac4, whole genome shotgun sequence genome:
- the LOC102528018 gene encoding Friend virus susceptibility protein 1-like produces the protein MAERALAPTQVGRGDRYYTYTELLAIARRFRQNPNELMITWILRVYDQGGPALSLNSRELALLGDLTSDAVFNYHCKALRGGCRTLLAWLLLAWRQRWESFLHFEATELPFRPWTTMEEGIQLVRELGMLDWIYREPPLPSEPERPAPEDVPFTQGLQRRLLTAAPSELRLSLVSLLVKGMTVLEAVMEIQTIADVGLLWRQSQPGRTKLMLGPNPTRKDLMGWLLSHGVPRERVDKQPTKVLLELYIKEAKRSRSHAAYGLGEEQPPPPPYSDQANGGDPPVPVRHD, from the coding sequence ATGGCCGAGAGAGCCCTGGCGCCTACCCAGGTGGGGCGGGGCGACCGCTACTACACGTACACTGAGCTCCTGGCCATCGCGCGGCGCTTCAGACAGAACCCCAATGAGCTCATGATCACCTGGATCCTGCGGGTGTATGACCAAGGGGGCCCAGCGCTGTCCCTGAATTCCAGGGAGCTGGCGCTGCTGGGCGACCTGACCAGTGATGCCGTCTTCAACTACCACTGCAAGGCCCTGCGGGGTGGCTGCCGAACGCTGCTGGCCTGGCTGCTGCTGGCCTGGCGCCAGCGCTGGGAGTCCTTCCTGCACTTCGAGGCCACTGAGCTGCCTTTCCGGCCCTGGACCACCATGGAGGAGGGCATCCAGCTGGTGCGTGAGCTGGGCATGCTGGACTGGATCTACCGAGAGCCACCCCTGCCCAGCGAGCCTGAGCGCCCAGCGCCCGAGGACGTGCCCTTCACGCAGGGCCTGCAGCGGCGCCTGCTGACGGCCGCTCCCTCCGAGCTGCGGCTCTCGCTGGTCAGCCTGCTGGTCAAGGGCATGACGGTGCTGGAGGCGGTGATGGAGATCCAGACCATAGCCGATGTTGGCCTGCTCTGGCGCCAGAGCCAACCTGGCCGCACCAAGCTCATGCTGGGGCCCAACCCAACGCGCAAGGACCTCATGGGCTGGCTGCTGAGCCACGGCGTGCCCAGGGAGCGGGTGGACAAGCAGCCCACCAAGGTCCTCCTGGAGCTGTACATCAAAGAGGCCAAGCGCAGCCGCAGCCATGCCGCCTACGGGCTCGGGGAGGAGCAGCCCCCGCCTCCCCCATACTCTGACCAGGCCAACGGAGGGGACCCACCAGTGCCCGTGCGCCACGACTAG
- the ACP4 gene encoding testicular acid phosphatase → MAGPGFRGHPTGPLLLLLPLLLPPQALTEGPLVFVAVVFRHGDRAPLASYPTDPHKEVASTLWPRGLGQLTGEGVRQQLELGRFLRSRYEAFLSPEYQREEVYIRSTDFDRTLESAQANLAGLFPEAAPGRSEATWKPIPVHTVPVAEDKLLRFPMRSCPRYHELLREATEATEYQTALEGWTDFLTRLENFTGLSLVGEPLRRAWKVLDTLICQQAHGLPLPSWASPDVLQTLARISALDIGAHVGPPRAAEKAQLTGGVLLDAILANFSRVQRLGLPLKMVMYSAHDSTLLALQGALGLYDGHTPPYAACLGFEFRKSLGDPEDNAGNVTVSLFYRNDSAGLPLTLSLPGCPAPCPLGRFHQLTAPARPPAKGIPCHGSQKPATPAATTVPLLAGAVAVLAALSVGLGLLAWRPGCLRAWGGPV, encoded by the exons ATGGCCGGGCCAGGGTTTCGGGGCCACCCCACAGGacccctcctgctgctgctgccgctgctgctgccgccccAGGCTCTGACGGAAGGACCCCTGGTCTTCGTGGCTGTG GTCTTCCGCCATGGCGACCGGGCCCCGCTGGCCTCTTATCCCACCGACCCGCACAAGGAGGTTGCATCCACCCTGTGGCCGCGTGGCCTGGGCCAGCTGACCGGG gagGGGGTCCGCCAGCAGCTGGAGCTGGGCCGCTTCCTGAGGAGCCGCTATGAGGCCTTTCTGAGCCCCGAATATCAGCGGGAGGAG gtgTACATTCGCAGCACAGACTTTGACCGGACGCTGGAGAGCGCTCAGGCCAACCTCGCGGGGCTGTTCCCTGAGGCCGCCCCAGGGCGCTCGGAGGCCACCTGGAAGCCCATCCCTGTGCACACGGTGCCGGTTGCTGAGGACAAG CTGCTAAGGTTCCCCATGCGCAGCTGTCCCCGATACCATGAACTACTGAGGGAGGCCACTGAGGCCACCGAGTACCAGACCGCCCTAGAGGGCTGGACG GACTTCTTGACCCGCCTGGAGAACTTCACCGGGCTATCGCTGGTTGGGGAGCCGCTACGCAGGGCGTGGAAGGTTCTGGACACTCTGATTTGCCAG CAAGCCCACGGTCTTCCCCTTCCATCCTGGGCCTCCCCAGATGTCCTGCAGACGCTAGCCCGGATCTCAGCTTTGGATATTGGGGCCCATGTGGGCCCACCCCGGGCAGCAGAGAAGGCCCAGCTGACTGGGG GAGTCCTGCTGGATGCCATCCTTGCCAACTTCTCACGAGTCCAGCGCTTGGGGCTGCCACTCAAGATGGTGATGTATTCAGCT CACGACAGCACTCTGCTGGCCCTCCAGGGGGCCCTGGGTCTCTATGATGGGCACACACCCCCTTATGCTGCCTGCCTCGGCTTTGAGTTCCGGAAGAGCCTCGGGGACCCGGAGGACAACGCAGG gAATGTCACCGTCTCCCTTTTCTACCGAAACGACTCTGCTGGCCTGCCCTTGACCCTCAGCCTCCCCGGGtgcccagccccctgcccactAGGCCGTTTCCACCAGCTGACAGCCCCTGCCCGGCCCCCGGCCAAGGGGATCCCCTGCCATGGCTCCCAGAAGCCTGCCACTCCTGCAG CCACCACAGTGCCCCTGCTGGCTGGGGCTGTGGCCGTGCTGGCAGCACTCAGCGTGGGGCTGGGTCTGCTGGCCTGGAGACCAGGCTGCCTGCGGGCCTGGGGGGGCCCCGTGTGA